Part of the Quercus robur chromosome 5, dhQueRobu3.1, whole genome shotgun sequence genome, TTTAACAAGCTCAGGCATAAACCCTGCATCCCCCATTGCTTTCTTGGCCTCTTCTGATGTCCCACAAAGCCTAAAAGCCACCTTCAATGCCAGTTCTTGAACAGAAACTTCCCCATTTCGAACAAAGTACATAATTTGATCCACAAAACCATGACTCATCAAAATCTTCATAGCACTCGAGGAAGAGAAACATAAATTCTCAATAGCTCTCAATGCTACCTCTCTTGTTTTCGAAGAATAAGACCATCTAGGATCAACAACACGTAGTAATACACGAATCCCTCCTTCTCTAAGAATCATTTCCCTAACCAATTCATCTTCAAACGCTATACTTTGAAGGAATTCAATTGAAATCATCAACAAGATTTCATCTTTACACCTTGCAAGCTTGATAAACATCGGAATAGCACCTTCTTCAATCACAAACCGCTTTATTTCTTCAGCACCAATTAGATTTCTCAACACCCCACAAGCATAACCAACCAACTCAACCTTACAATCACTCCCACATATTTTCAACAACGCAGTGAGTCCACCATGTGCTGAAACAGACCATGAATTATTCGAATTTTCAGTCAGTTTCATCAAACACTTCAAAGCAACCTCTTTTCCCATCTCACTCCCACACTCCAAAACTCGAATCAACGGTCCAACAACCCCAGCTCTAATCAAAACAGCCTTATACGAATCGAACCCAGAAATCACTTCCACAACTTTAGTCGACTCGACTTGTATCTGTGTCTCTGTCGAATCGAGAAAATTCACTAAAACATTCACAACACCATCGAGTTCCAACATAACTCTTACATATTTCTCGTCCTCGACCACAACCTCGTACAAATTAACCAAAGCTTGCCTCTTCATTCTCGTATCACCGACCTTCATTCTCGTTAACAAGTCTCTTATATAAAACCGCATGTCGTCTCTACAAGCAGTAACACTAGGCTTTGAAACAACCAAGGCATGGTTTTGAGTTAAAACACCAGCTGTGTACAAGTCAGAGAGATTACTTACATGGCGATCGAGTTTCGTGAGGATCACATTCAAGTCACTTTGCATGAGAAGCTTTCCACTGTAAGAGAGATCGACGCAACGTTGAGCGAGGTCATGGGACTCTCTGGTTGTCAATAATATAGCTGAAAGTAAGCCTGAGATCGCTGGGTTTTCGATGTGGGAGTGCTCGAACTCGCTATTTTCAATGGCGATTAGACCCGAGTGGAGCTCCTCGAGCTTGACGCGAATCGATTGCCATTTCGATACAAAGACTTTGACTGAGTGAGTCAGAGAGATCAATGAAGATAAAATCTCAATGCCTCCCTGGAGAGTATTGGATTTTCCGACGGATGTTTCCGGCGAGGTTTggttttggtcttttttttgttctctcatcgtggtttttctttgcttttcacTGGTCTTGGAGCAAACCCATTTGTCTTTATGAGTTTTTGGCGATGTGGGTACGAATATTCTGGCGAGAAATGAGAATTCTGGTGAAGAATATGGATCtgagaaatgagaaaaaatagggattctctctctcacagttTGCCACTGCTCTATGCTATGCTttatcttcttgttttttttttgagaaagtttatcttcttgtttggactttggagctGAAACTGAATTAGATTTTCAGTGTGAATTTACGAGAATGACCTTATGGGGGTTTGTGTAATAGTGACAGCTCAAAGAGTGTGGTGACAAGGGCAGTTCTGTCATAGTGAACGGTGAAAAAGGTTTGGTTCGATCTGTGGGGCTGTGAAGTTGAAGACTGATCATTattgggttttatgttttgctctCTTCTGCTGGCGGTATCTGGCTGTGAACAGCTTTTATAATGGTAGTTTCCATTTGTTGTATATGGTaatgtacattggtacttgaaAGACTAGCATATTCAAATACAAGTGTGGTTAAAGCAATGTATGCATTAAATGGTTTAATTTGTATTACTatttgattataattatttatggCGGAAGTTATTAGTTAGCTGTGACTATCATATTATactgtataaaaaaattttcagcttatttttatcAGAATAAGCTTtgcattaaaaaacaaaacaaaaaccaaaaaaagaagaagaagcattgTATGCATTAAATGGTTGAATTTGTTTTACTATTTATTATAACAAACAATGGGCCGCAATGCGCTGTAAGCTGCCATGTGAGAATTTTTATGCAGGaggtttaaaatatttttaagtaataataTAAAGTAATGTAGTAATAATATtaagaatttttgtttatacaggaagtttaaaatatttttaagtaataataTAAAGTAATGTCACAATAATATTAagaatttttgttaaattaatgatgaaatgcaaaattaaaaggATGAAGAGTTGAATTTGTATTACTATTTGATTATAACTAGCAATGGGTCTGCGTGATGCGTGAATAATGCTATAATATGCCATGTGAGAATTTCTATATAGaatgtttaaaatattttaaagtgaTGACATGAAGAAATGTTGTGATAAAATTAAGAagttttttagttaaattaatgATGTAATACAAAATTAAGAGGATGAAGAGTTGAATTTGCATTACTACTTGATTATAACTAGCAATAGGTTTGTGTGATGCACGAATAATGCTGTAAGCTATCATGTGAGAATTTCTATATAAAAtgtttaacatattttaaaataataacatgAAGTATAATATGAATAAGTTTTGGTTAAATTAATGatgtaatacaaaattaaaggGATGAAGAATTTAGACTATAAAGTAAATGtcataaaattagaaattagttATTATGTGGTGTAATAAGTTGATTATTTGTTTAATCAtagtttttgtttcttcaatgtATTGGAGttagcataaatttttttatataatataatattaatgttTAGTTGACTTATGGaaatattatagaaaatttATGATGTCAcgtttaaatgaaaaattattctAACAAAACGCCACACGGTAGAGCTACATGATCTCCAACATgagattttcattttcttatatataaaaaattcataaatgtatatatatatatatatatataaatataattttatgcaCATCCGAAGTAATTAATAGGTGCATTTACTTCATCGATACATTCAATGaactaaaaaattgatataaatgcaaactttgATAAGGTGGAAGCCTAAATGAGAGTTTTAAGGATGTCACTTGGTACAACTTCATACACTCTCACAtaaggtctctgcttttatatatatatatatatatatatattatggcaCACATTAAgccatttatttttggaaatattttctcgaaaattgaaaaaactgtcaatactttttcaattcctgagaaattttttttctaaaaatggtTAATTATTGTGTGCCCTTAGCACATACATTaacaaaatctatatatatatatatatatatgtgatgatgatgatgatgatgatgatgattgattgattgatttttttttttttttttaaacaaggagatgattgattgattgatataCGGTGGAAATTTATTAGTTAGTTGTGACTATCATATATAGTATATAACTTTTTTGTCAGCTTTGCAACTTTGTCTCACAGTTCTGTATTTAAGTGTTACAATGTTACAtcattttgctttttttaacaACAGATTAAGCTCtgcattgaaagaaaaaaaaaaaaaaaatcacaaatctGTTTCCTTAAATGAGTTGAACTATAAGAGCTCGTTTTAAAAATTGAGATTTCacttgataataaaattttgttataaagCAAATAAGAGTCAAATGATTCCACTTAATATGATGAAAATGTGAATGAAATAAGCAATGAATTATCATGGTATTAAAACATGTGGTTTTGAGTTTGAAGTTTAAACCTTGTCTCCAGCTATTATTTTCCGATTCATTTGTTCCTTTTTTCTCCcctaatttcttctttttatttatttatttgtatgtaGAAAGGTGAAGGAAACAAAACTAGTAGAAAGGCAATATACAAAATGTGAGAGACTAATTAACTTCAATGACAATGATTTAACCTTAATTTGATCCATAGAGAAAGTTACATTTCTGGTTCAGCTCACGAGCAAGAAATTGGAGCATAATTTCCTTTAAGGAACTTTATCAACTCAACATTTTCTCTACTTTTACAGAGTAAAAGGCAAAGAAGAAATTAATGAGGGCCCATTTCAAAATTACTGATTATAAGTCCACCATTGAGGTTGCAAAGTTTTAAGTAGTAATTTGgagccaaaaaagagagaaaaagttgtgAATTTAGTGCCAAGCTAGTGATAAAAAAAACCAGCACTCCTTATGGACCAGCCCCTAATAAAGTCACACTAAAATGATTAggtgaaaaggaaggaaaagggTAGCTTTCAATACCCTTATAGCATGCAAAAGACATAGCTACCACCCCACCATGTGAAGCCCTATAGTTGGATTTGGATGCCTTGAGCAAGCAGTCACCTTTTGAATAGGAATTAGCTAATAAGAAGTGGAGGTAAAAATATCCACACCCATAGACTAAAAAGGTGTTCTTTTTCTAACACTTTTTTTTCGTCTGGATGATGATAACTAAAGCCAAAAGCTGCCCGTGTCAAACAATGGACAAAATAAAAGCACGAGTATACTATATGTAAATTAGAGGGTAAGCCATGGAAGAATTTATTGTAGTTCAATAGCTCTACGTGGAATAAATGTGGGGCAAAAGCATTGTGCCCATCA contains:
- the LOC126727405 gene encoding U-box domain-containing protein 40, whose translation is MREQKKDQNQTSPETSVGKSNTLQGGIEILSSLISLTHSVKVFVSKWQSIRVKLEELHSGLIAIENSEFEHSHIENPAISGLLSAILLTTRESHDLAQRCVDLSYSGKLLMQSDLNVILTKLDRHVSNLSDLYTAGVLTQNHALVVSKPSVTACRDDMRFYIRDLLTRMKVGDTRMKRQALVNLYEVVVEDEKYVRVMLELDGVVNVLVNFLDSTETQIQVESTKVVEVISGFDSYKAVLIRAGVVGPLIRVLECGSEMGKEVALKCLMKLTENSNNSWSVSAHGGLTALLKICGSDCKVELVGYACGVLRNLIGAEEIKRFVIEEGAIPMFIKLARCKDEILLMISIEFLQSIAFEDELVREMILREGGIRVLLRVVDPRWSYSSKTREVALRAIENLCFSSSSAMKILMSHGFVDQIMYFVRNGEVSVQELALKVAFRLCGTSEEAKKAMGDAGFMPELVKFLNCKSFEVREMAAEALSGLVLIPKNRKKFAQDDRNIGLLLQLLEKEEGNSGNKRFLLSILTSLTSCSSVKRKIVNSGYMKNIEKLAQAETDAKRLVRKLSTNRFRSMLSGIWHS